The DNA segment TCATTGGCTTGCAGCAAGCCCTGGTCAAACCCCTCACCGCCCCCCTCTCGGAGTTACCCCACCTGATGGGTGCGACCATCTCGGCGAGCGGCGAGGTCATCCTGGTCTTGAGCCCGAGCGGCCTCCTCTCGCTGGACACTGCCATGCCCATCCACACCCGCATCGAGACCGCCCCCACCCAACGGCATCCGGTGTTGTTGGTGGACGACTCACTCTCGGTTCGCAAGGTGGTGGCGCAGATGCTGCGCAAGGCCGGGCATCAGGTGGTTACCGCAGCCGATGGGCAGGAAGCCCTCGAGCTCCTGGAACAGCAACCCTTCCAGGCCGTGGTTACCGACCTCGAGATGCCCCGCATGTCGGGCTTCGAACTGCTGGAAGAAGTGCGGCGTCGCCCCAACCTCGCCCACTTGCCCATCGCGGTGCTGACCACCCGGGCCTCCTCCAAACACCGCGACCTGGCCGTCGAGCTTGGTGCAAATGCCTACCTGACCAAGCCCGCCGACGAGGTAGAATTGGAAAAGTTTCTGCAGGGGGTGTAGCTAGAGCCTTATCCGGCATCCCTGATAAGATCTTCATCAGAAACGCTATTTACAGGCATCAGGAGTACTGTCTTGACAAAGGAGATTCTTTGATGAAAGCTCTGATCCTCACCGGTCAACCCAAGCGGGGTGTCGCACTCAAAGACAGCTTTACCCTGTCGGGGTTTGACGTTCAGGTCGAGGATAGCGCCCTTTATGCCATGACCCTTCTGGAGCGCAGCCGACCCGATGTGATCGTCAGTACCGCCTCGCTCAGCGACCTGAGCGGGGCGGAGTTCTTCGACATGGTGCGCTCCGACCCCCAGCTTGCTCTGGTGCCGTTTGTCCTGCTCGACGACAGTACTGCTCCCAGAGCCAGCGACCTGGATCTGGTACTGCCCCTTGAAACGCCTGTGGCCGAGGTTGTTCGCAGCGCTTACAAGCTGATTCTCGAACTCACCCGCAAGACCTACATCTCCGAACCTGCCAATCCCGTCGCACAACACGGCATCCAGGGTCAGCTGGGCGATATGAGCCTGTTTGAGCTGGCCC comes from the Meiothermus sp. CFH 77666 genome and includes:
- a CDS encoding DUF4388 domain-containing protein, whose amino-acid sequence is MKALILTGQPKRGVALKDSFTLSGFDVQVEDSALYAMTLLERSRPDVIVSTASLSDLSGAEFFDMVRSDPQLALVPFVLLDDSTAPRASDLDLVLPLETPVAEVVRSAYKLILELTRKTYISEPANPVAQHGIQGQLGDMSLFELAQWLAKSAKTGRLRVEVEGDSASWLFSKGQLIHAEYAGKSGEDAVLHLLLEAEQQQKGHFHFEPLTEADFFLEPVTIRKSTDQLLLSLAVEMDHRQHGIN